CTTCTTGCTtatccatcttcttctctttccctctctctctctctctgaaatCCCCAAATTCAAACCTCCACTCTCCAATGGCGACAATGGTCTGTCATCGGAGCCTTCAACCATGTGTAGACTCTCAATTCATCGAGACTACCTGGCCTcacatcaaattcaaatctcaaatccCTCCGCCTTTTGAATTCGTCGCTTTCAAATCCTGTTTTCTCGATCTCGATTCTTCCAAATCCCTAAATCAATGCGACGATGTTAATCACATTCTTTCTAATTACCACAACGCTACTAactctgttcttcctcttcctcttcctccttccGATGCTCCGAAGAAATCCGACGACGTCGTCCGCCAGGAAGCCAAATCGCCAATGGCGACCAAGGAATTAGAATCCGCCTACGTTCATCCGCTCGTCAAGCGCTCTCGTTCTACTCTGAGCGATAAGAGCTTAGCGCTCTGTACTGAAAATTTAGGCAACGAGACTGGAGCGGATTTCCTCGAGGAGAACGCTGTTTTCTCCGATCTGAAAATCGAGCGATCTTCGACGAGGAAGCGAGTGAAATCGGATAATCAAGGTAACAAGAAACTATTTCCACCGCCTCTAACCACAATCGCCGGCGAGGATTCGATTCGAGTACGGTCGTATCGCGAAGACGGAAGGTTGATAATGCAGGCGGTGAAGGCTCCGTCGAGGCTCTCGTATTTCCATGCCGAACGAAGCCAGGGCCGCCTTCGACTGAGCATTTTGAAAAGTAGTAGTACTCCCAAGGCTGACTCCAATGAAGAAAGTACGGAAAAGGGAGTTGAAATTAACACACCAAACGACGACGTTGAAGCGGTGGGCGAGAAAAGTAATTATGAGGAAAATACGAGGAGgaaagtggaagaaaatggaaatctCAGAGGGGCggaaatggaaataaaaaaacttgagATGATGCCATGCAAGGGCAAACAGGGGGgtaaaaatcataatattGACGAAAATAAAAACCATACCGAAATGTTATTATTTACTCGGGAGGCCCTCTCCATTTGGGTCTGTacttcttaattaaaaattaatgatttttaatttttggatcATTCTTATTTAATCCTTCTCCAACTCTCTCTTTGTGCAATCCTTTTAATAATCCATTTCCaacacattaattaattaaattacaagttaCACCCAAACATACAATTAAAGATCTCCGACATGAACCGAGTAGCCTTTTAG
This portion of the Cucurbita pepo subsp. pepo cultivar mu-cu-16 chromosome LG08, ASM280686v2, whole genome shotgun sequence genome encodes:
- the LOC111799939 gene encoding protein FANTASTIC FOUR 2-like, with protein sequence MATMVCHRSLQPCVDSQFIETTWPHIKFKSQIPPPFEFVAFKSCFLDLDSSKSLNQCDDVNHILSNYHNATNSVLPLPLPPSDAPKKSDDVVRQEAKSPMATKELESAYVHPLVKRSRSTLSDKSLALCTENLGNETGADFLEENAVFSDLKIERSSTRKRVKSDNQGNKKLFPPPLTTIAGEDSIRVRSYREDGRLIMQAVKAPSRLSYFHAERSQGRLRLSILKSSSTPKADSNEESTEKGVEINTPNDDVEAVGEKSNYEENTRRKVEENGNLRGAEMEIKKLEMMPCKGKQGGKNHNIDENKNHTEMLLFTREALSIWVCTS